From the Paraflavitalea soli genome, the window TGCCGAAACAGCACTCCGTGGTGCTTACCGCGGACTGGCCAGCTTAAATTACAGTGGAGGCTTTCAGAATACCATCTTGCAATCAGGCGCTGACGTAGTATCTGTGAATACTAGTCTTACCGACCTCTCCGTCACCAACTACAACCTGCGGTCTGATATTCCTTTCCTGCAAACCTATTGGAACAACAACTACAATACCATCAACCGCACCAACCACATCATTGAGAAAGTGCCTGCCGTAACTGACCTCAAATTGGCCGATGGTATTCGCAACCAGGTAATAGGAGAGGCTTATTTCATCAGGGCCCTTTCTTACTTTGACCTGGCCCGGTTGTATGGCAACGTGCAGATATTCCTGACCCCTACCAAAGTAGTAGCAGACAAACTGGGTGTTAAGAAAAGCACCAAAGAGCAGGTGCTGGCCCAGGTATTGGACGACCTCAACAAGGCAGAGCCTTTACTGTCAACTACCGTCATCAGGAACAGGGCCAATAAATTTACCTTATATGCTTTGCGGGCAAGATTATACCTCTACCAGCAGAAATACGAGGAAGCAGAAAAAGAGGCCGATAAGGTACTTGCCAATAGCAACTTTAAGCTCATCAAGCCATTCAACCTGGCCGCTGGTACTACCGAATCTATATTCGAGCTCACCTACAGCATCAATGACCAGAATCCTGGTTTCACGTTGTGGAGAGGCAACAGGCAGCTTTCTCCTTCTACCACCCTGCACAACCTGCTCAATGATCCGGCCGTGGGTGGTGGCCGCAAGCTATTGTCCGTGGTCAACACCTCTAACCAATATATCGGCGGCATTTTCCCTGTCAATACTTCTCCCAA encodes:
- a CDS encoding RagB/SusD family nutrient uptake outer membrane protein, giving the protein MKKIFIIIMATTLLALPSCKKYLDVEPVDLVSDGETIFDKTSAETALRGAYRGLASLNYSGGFQNTILQSGADVVSVNTSLTDLSVTNYNLRSDIPFLQTYWNNNYNTINRTNHIIEKVPAVTDLKLADGIRNQVIGEAYFIRALSYFDLARLYGNVQIFLTPTKVVADKLGVKKSTKEQVLAQVLDDLNKAEPLLSTTVIRNRANKFTLYALRARLYLYQQKYEEAEKEADKVLANSNFKLIKPFNLAAGTTESIFELTYSINDQNPGFTLWRGNRQLSPSTTLHNLLNDPAVGGGRKLLSVVNTSNQYIGGIFPVNTSPNYVLRTAEVYLIRAEARAKKTTPDLEGATADLNEVRLRSDIAKTTATTKEQIILAIENERRVELALEPHRWFDLVRTGRAPAVLGLSNANKYIFPIPAAEILANPALVQNPDY